One genomic region from Haloarcula sp. DT43 encodes:
- a CDS encoding carbohydrate ABC transporter permease — protein sequence MSTETGRESRRSGVLVGVMRWMENLSDTQYAYLLLVPVFVLLGVVALYPLLRTFELSLFALSPDFSSTNFVGIGNYVELFTGEKNRYLPGGTTFLPEGFGLSGLLNSALVITIVFAVVSVFFETLIGLGQALILDQDFYGRRWIRAAIIIPWAVPIVIQGMVFFLMFNSNIGFLTPPLADLGLLAPTNTLNDTPSATFIVIVADIWKTSAFMALLILAGLQSIDRGLYDVAKVAGATKWQQFKLITFPLILPTIGVAVLFRSVQAMRVYGIIDTVSSCTVVPSLSCMVVATFTTREGTSAAIAFVTAAIIGIVVMGLIVWQGEDAI from the coding sequence ATGAGCACAGAAACCGGCCGTGAGTCAAGGCGCTCCGGGGTCCTCGTGGGCGTGATGCGGTGGATGGAGAACCTCAGCGACACGCAGTACGCGTACCTGCTGTTAGTGCCCGTGTTCGTGCTCCTGGGGGTCGTCGCGCTGTATCCGCTGTTGCGGACTTTCGAGCTGTCGCTGTTCGCGCTCTCGCCGGACTTCTCGAGCACCAATTTCGTCGGTATCGGGAACTACGTCGAGCTGTTCACCGGGGAGAAGAACCGGTACCTGCCGGGCGGGACGACGTTCCTCCCCGAGGGCTTCGGGCTCAGCGGACTGCTGAACAGCGCCCTGGTCATCACGATAGTGTTCGCGGTCGTGAGCGTGTTCTTCGAGACGCTCATCGGCCTGGGGCAGGCGCTCATCCTCGACCAGGACTTCTACGGTCGCCGGTGGATTCGCGCGGCAATCATCATCCCGTGGGCCGTCCCAATCGTCATTCAGGGGATGGTCTTCTTCCTGATGTTCAACTCGAACATCGGGTTCCTGACGCCGCCGCTCGCCGACCTCGGGCTGTTGGCACCGACGAACACCCTCAACGACACGCCGAGTGCGACGTTCATCGTCATCGTCGCCGACATCTGGAAGACCTCGGCGTTCATGGCGCTGCTCATCCTGGCGGGGCTCCAGAGCATCGACCGGGGCCTGTACGACGTGGCGAAGGTCGCCGGCGCGACGAAGTGGCAGCAGTTCAAGCTCATCACGTTCCCGCTCATCCTGCCGACCATCGGCGTCGCCGTGCTGTTCCGGTCGGTGCAGGCGATGCGGGTGTACGGCATCATCGACACGGTGTCGAGTTGTACCGTCGTGCCGTCCCTTTCGTGTATGGTCGTCGCCACGTTCACGACCCGCGAGGGGACCTCGGCGGCCATCGCGTTCGTGACGGCCGCGATAATCGGCATCGTCGTGATGGGGCTCATCGTCTGGCAAGGGGAGGACGCTATCTGA
- a CDS encoding extracellular solute-binding protein, with translation MSDNGTSGERSSTGVSRRRFVRAAGAAGVVGGLAGCADFVGGGGDGGDGGGGDGGDGGSTGGGSGEETTTVQWGFDPVAVQNNGDAIRQALHDNGLPDSIEIQFVPRDQDTGAARSNYNRLLSAGETNPDMFLMDNGWTNIFIQRGQLQNLTETLPEDLLSDVSDNYFSAFTDTARNPSNGNLYGVPVFPDFPTMQYRKDLVEEAGYSPESNNWATEPMTWEEWSNIAADTYDNADVDFGFTTQWDIYEGTSCCTFNEVMSSWGGAYFGGRDNLFGPIGDRPITVNNEEVINALNMMRKFVHDEDFGGQFEGYGGGFTPTQILGWIEEDARAPFANGSAVFHRNWPYSLALTGRNPEETDDPVLGEDLGAMPIPYAVPESEAAQPGTGGTTAALGGWHMTVNPNSEQLDAVTQVIRAAMQPDFQLTLLSVQGWLPPRPELFDSDEARNVPVVGRYMDTLQVAGNNTMPRPVTAVWSDQSSNIAQQANRAVGQEASSADAMATLESALEETEQT, from the coding sequence GGTGTCGTCGGCGGACTGGCGGGCTGTGCTGACTTCGTCGGCGGTGGCGGCGACGGTGGCGACGGCGGCGGCGGTGACGGTGGCGACGGCGGGTCCACCGGCGGCGGCAGCGGCGAGGAGACGACGACCGTGCAGTGGGGCTTCGACCCGGTGGCGGTCCAGAACAACGGCGACGCTATCAGGCAGGCCCTGCATGACAACGGCCTCCCGGACTCAATCGAGATACAGTTCGTCCCGCGTGACCAGGACACCGGCGCGGCCCGGTCCAACTACAACCGGCTGCTCTCGGCCGGCGAGACGAACCCGGACATGTTCCTGATGGACAACGGCTGGACGAACATCTTCATCCAGCGGGGCCAGCTGCAGAACCTCACGGAGACCCTGCCCGAGGACCTCCTCTCGGACGTGTCGGACAACTACTTCTCGGCGTTCACCGACACGGCGCGGAACCCGAGTAACGGGAACCTCTACGGCGTCCCGGTGTTCCCGGACTTCCCGACGATGCAGTACCGCAAGGACCTCGTCGAAGAGGCCGGCTACAGCCCCGAGAGCAACAACTGGGCGACCGAACCGATGACCTGGGAGGAGTGGTCGAACATCGCCGCCGACACCTACGACAACGCCGACGTCGACTTCGGGTTCACGACCCAGTGGGACATCTACGAGGGGACCTCCTGCTGTACGTTCAACGAGGTCATGTCCTCGTGGGGCGGCGCGTACTTCGGCGGCCGCGACAACCTCTTCGGACCCATCGGCGACCGCCCGATTACGGTCAACAACGAAGAGGTCATCAACGCCCTGAACATGATGCGGAAGTTCGTCCACGACGAGGACTTCGGCGGGCAGTTCGAGGGCTACGGCGGCGGCTTCACGCCGACCCAGATACTCGGCTGGATAGAGGAGGACGCGCGCGCACCGTTCGCCAACGGCAGCGCCGTCTTCCACCGGAACTGGCCGTACTCGCTGGCGCTCACGGGCCGGAACCCGGAGGAGACCGACGACCCGGTCCTCGGTGAGGACCTCGGCGCGATGCCGATTCCCTACGCCGTCCCCGAGAGCGAGGCCGCACAGCCCGGGACCGGCGGCACGACCGCCGCCCTCGGTGGCTGGCACATGACGGTCAACCCCAACAGCGAGCAGCTAGACGCCGTGACGCAGGTCATTCGCGCCGCGATGCAGCCGGACTTCCAGCTCACGCTGCTGTCCGTGCAGGGGTGGCTGCCGCCGCGACCCGAACTGTTCGACTCCGACGAGGCCCGGAACGTGCCCGTCGTGGGCCGGTACATGGACACGCTGCAGGTCGCCGGGAACAACACGATGCCTCGGCCGGTGACGGCCGTCTGGAGCGACCAGTCCAGCAACATCGCACAGCAGGCCAACCGCGCGGTCGGGCAGGAGGCGTCCTCGGCCGACGCGATGGCGACGCTCGAATCCGCACTCGAAGAGACCGAGCAGACCTGA
- a CDS encoding Gfo/Idh/MocA family protein: protein MTETVRIGVIGLGNIATIHCTNLRQLDQPVSITAGVDVDPDARERFADTYDAAVYEDAAAMFGAVDAVLVTTPNRYHEQYVVAALEAGLDVLVEKPLAHTLESAERIAAAAEAADGFCMVGFHNRFADPVRTLVGYRDAGEIGEVSHVEANYVRRRGVPGRGSWFTRRDVAGGGSLIDIGAHAIDLALHVADHPEVVEVTGETRSQFGVDEDYAYVEMWGEDRGADDFDVDDSTSAFVRCEDGTTVSLEVAWATNRPDSQEYYVRGTEAGARLDLADQSLTLFETADTGAMHHRTTDVETRRSDPQRREQARFVSAVRDGTPPSENTVAQALRVQRVMDAIYRSSETGAAVRVGETEP from the coding sequence ATGACTGAGACGGTTCGAATCGGCGTCATCGGACTGGGGAACATCGCGACCATCCACTGTACCAACCTCCGGCAGCTCGACCAGCCGGTGTCGATAACGGCGGGCGTCGACGTCGACCCCGACGCGCGCGAGCGGTTCGCCGACACGTACGACGCGGCAGTGTACGAGGACGCCGCGGCGATGTTCGGGGCCGTCGACGCTGTCCTGGTGACGACGCCGAACCGGTACCACGAGCAGTACGTCGTGGCGGCGCTGGAAGCCGGCCTGGACGTGCTCGTCGAGAAGCCGCTGGCCCACACCCTCGAAAGCGCAGAGCGCATCGCTGCGGCCGCTGAAGCGGCAGACGGCTTCTGTATGGTCGGCTTCCACAACCGCTTTGCCGACCCGGTCCGGACGCTGGTGGGCTACCGCGACGCGGGCGAGATTGGCGAGGTGTCACACGTCGAGGCCAACTACGTCAGGCGGCGGGGCGTCCCCGGCCGGGGGTCGTGGTTCACGCGCAGGGACGTGGCCGGCGGCGGCTCGCTCATCGACATCGGGGCCCACGCCATCGACCTGGCGCTGCACGTCGCCGACCACCCCGAGGTCGTCGAAGTGACGGGCGAGACGCGGTCCCAGTTCGGCGTCGACGAGGACTACGCCTACGTCGAGATGTGGGGCGAGGACCGGGGGGCAGACGATTTCGACGTCGACGATTCGACGAGCGCCTTCGTCCGCTGTGAGGACGGCACGACGGTCTCACTGGAGGTCGCGTGGGCGACGAACCGGCCGGACAGCCAGGAGTACTACGTCCGTGGGACCGAGGCCGGGGCACGGCTCGACCTCGCGGACCAGTCGCTGACGCTGTTCGAGACGGCCGACACCGGGGCGATGCACCACCGGACGACCGACGTCGAGACGCGGCGGTCGGACCCGCAACGCCGGGAGCAGGCGCGGTTCGTCTCCGCTGTCAGGGACGGGACGCCACCGTCGGAGAACACCGTCGCGCAGGCGCTCCGGGTCCAGCGTGTCATGGACGCGATTTACCGCTCCAGCGAGACCGGCGCGGCCGTTCGCGTCGGCGAGACGGAGCCCTGA
- a CDS encoding carbohydrate ABC transporter permease, whose translation MATTTDSQESDGPLQRWTQSAIQNPDKVYRALFYAAMVFFLVTTLFPFYWLVVLAVTPEGNLLAGSFLPTVNLFGVSGTFPLPVPKGFNPGAFVTVFEQVPFHLYMLNSFALAVTTTVIVLFVASLAGYVFGRLRFPGRALLMLGILAISYFPPAAFVIPLFQAFAGNAPITVPFTDIPLFTPPRMLNTPGSMVLPFSALFMPLSIFILTTFYGQIPDGLEDAARVEGTTRLGALFRVIMPLSAPGVATAAVLTFIAVYNEYFFSSIMATSPEATNWSPIVGGILSYQTQYTTQYNLMAAASIVGVLPVVILVVVAQERIVSGLTSGALKE comes from the coding sequence ATGGCTACGACAACCGACTCACAGGAGAGCGACGGACCGCTACAGCGGTGGACACAGAGCGCAATCCAGAACCCGGACAAGGTGTACCGGGCGCTGTTCTACGCGGCGATGGTGTTTTTCCTGGTGACGACGCTGTTCCCCTTCTACTGGCTCGTCGTCCTGGCAGTGACCCCTGAGGGGAACTTACTCGCCGGGAGCTTCCTCCCGACGGTGAACCTCTTCGGCGTCAGCGGGACGTTCCCGCTGCCGGTGCCCAAGGGGTTCAATCCAGGTGCCTTCGTCACCGTCTTCGAGCAGGTGCCGTTCCACCTGTACATGCTGAACAGCTTCGCGCTGGCGGTCACGACGACCGTCATCGTGCTGTTCGTGGCGAGCCTGGCTGGCTACGTGTTCGGTCGCCTGCGGTTCCCCGGCCGCGCGCTGCTGATGCTCGGCATCCTCGCTATCAGCTACTTCCCGCCGGCCGCGTTCGTCATCCCGCTGTTCCAGGCGTTCGCCGGTAACGCCCCGATTACGGTGCCGTTCACCGACATCCCGCTGTTTACACCGCCCCGGATGCTGAACACGCCGGGGTCGATGGTGCTGCCGTTCAGCGCCCTGTTCATGCCGCTGTCCATCTTCATCCTGACGACGTTCTACGGCCAGATTCCGGACGGCCTGGAGGACGCCGCGCGGGTCGAAGGGACGACGCGACTGGGCGCGCTGTTCAGGGTCATCATGCCGCTGTCCGCGCCGGGCGTGGCGACCGCGGCCGTGCTGACGTTCATCGCCGTCTACAACGAGTACTTCTTCAGCTCGATTATGGCGACCTCGCCGGAGGCGACGAACTGGTCGCCCATCGTCGGCGGCATCCTCAGCTATCAGACCCAGTACACGACCCAGTACAACCTCATGGCGGCCGCGAGCATCGTCGGGGTCCTCCCCGTCGTCATCCTCGTGGTCGTCGCACAGGAACGCATCGTCAGCGGACTGACCTCAGGCGCACTCAAGGAGTAA
- a CDS encoding ABC transporter ATP-binding protein: MARVRLEHVTKRYDDQGDVVTAVDDMNLDIDHGEFICFVGPSGCGKSTTMETIAGLTIPTEGEIYIGDREVTNLPPKDRGIAMVFQNIALFPHMDVYDNISFGLRLRDYPQDEIDRRVERAADIVQLEGMLGRMPEEMSGGQRQRVAIARAIVREPDVFLMDEPLANLDAKLKVHMRTELQRLHKELDTTIIYVTHDQEEAMTLSDRIAVLDSGQLQQIDPPLTCYNEPDNLFVAGFIGSPSMNFIEGTVTEDALETPNFSLAFNPASVEGVSVGDDVTLGIRPEDIYPGDLREEVPDPSGMIQARADILEPMGDEIFAYLLLGDGETSMDQEMATNDQLLMSIDPDSDLAEDEQVGVVIDRRNVHLFDSATGEAIVHDLMPYETEETASGSGGEVESDD, from the coding sequence ATGGCACGAGTACGACTCGAACACGTGACGAAACGCTACGACGACCAGGGTGACGTGGTCACCGCGGTCGACGACATGAACCTCGACATCGACCACGGGGAGTTCATCTGCTTCGTGGGGCCGTCGGGCTGTGGGAAGTCGACGACGATGGAGACCATCGCCGGGCTGACGATTCCGACCGAAGGCGAAATCTACATCGGCGACCGCGAGGTGACGAACCTCCCGCCGAAGGACCGCGGCATCGCGATGGTGTTCCAGAACATCGCGCTGTTTCCCCACATGGACGTGTACGACAACATCTCCTTCGGGCTGCGCCTGCGGGACTACCCGCAGGACGAAATCGACCGCCGGGTTGAGCGGGCCGCCGACATCGTCCAGCTAGAGGGGATGCTCGGCCGGATGCCCGAAGAGATGTCGGGCGGTCAGCGCCAGCGCGTCGCCATCGCCCGCGCCATCGTGCGCGAGCCGGACGTGTTCCTGATGGACGAGCCGCTGGCGAACCTGGACGCGAAGCTCAAGGTCCACATGCGGACGGAACTCCAGCGCCTGCACAAGGAACTGGACACGACCATCATCTACGTGACCCACGACCAGGAGGAGGCGATGACCCTGTCGGACCGCATCGCCGTCCTGGATTCGGGCCAGCTCCAGCAGATAGACCCGCCCCTGACCTGCTACAACGAGCCGGACAACCTCTTCGTGGCCGGCTTCATCGGCTCGCCGTCGATGAACTTCATCGAGGGGACGGTCACCGAGGACGCCCTGGAGACGCCGAACTTCTCGCTCGCGTTCAACCCCGCCTCGGTCGAGGGCGTCAGCGTCGGCGACGACGTGACCCTCGGCATCCGTCCGGAGGACATCTACCCGGGCGACCTCCGGGAGGAAGTCCCCGACCCGTCGGGGATGATACAGGCCAGGGCGGACATCCTCGAACCGATGGGCGACGAGATATTCGCGTACTTGCTGCTGGGCGACGGCGAGACGTCCATGGACCAGGAGATGGCGACGAACGACCAGTTGCTGATGAGCATCGACCCGGACTCCGACCTCGCGGAGGACGAGCAGGTCGGGGTCGTCATCGACCGGCGGAACGTCCACCTGTTCGACTCCGCCACGGGCGAGGCCATCGTCCACGACCTCATGCCATACGAGACAGAGGAGACCGCCTCCGGAAGCGGCGGCGAAGTGGAGTCCGACGACTGA